Proteins from a single region of Oscillatoria sp. FACHB-1406:
- a CDS encoding general stress protein: MVGYDRRAVGVFSTRHAAEAALQELRSAGFRMDNVSIIARNSDEGDIADVAVTEDVGNKADEGAAKGAATGGTLGGLTGLLVGLGTLAIPGVGPVMLAGATATALATTVAGGALGAAAGGLIGALVGLGIPEDRAVVYNDRLGRGHYVVVVDGTEAEVRQAEAVLSTRGVEEWGVYDTNVKPLPEGGSRLM, translated from the coding sequence ATGGTTGGATACGATCGTCGCGCTGTAGGTGTATTTTCAACTCGTCACGCTGCTGAAGCCGCTCTGCAAGAGCTAAGAAGCGCAGGGTTCCGCATGGACAATGTTTCTATCATTGCTCGCAATTCAGATGAAGGTGATATCGCTGACGTTGCGGTAACGGAAGATGTCGGCAATAAAGCAGACGAAGGCGCTGCTAAGGGCGCTGCTACAGGTGGTACTTTAGGCGGTTTGACGGGATTGTTAGTCGGTTTAGGAACCCTAGCGATTCCGGGAGTAGGACCAGTGATGTTAGCTGGAGCAACCGCGACTGCTTTGGCAACTACAGTAGCAGGTGGCGCTCTCGGTGCAGCCGCTGGTGGATTAATCGGTGCTTTAGTTGGTTTGGGTATTCCTGAAGATAGAGCCGTCGTTTATAACGACCGTTTAGGAAGAGGTCATTATGTTGTAGTCGTTGACGGTACAGAAGCCGAAGTTCGACAAGCAGAAGCAGTTCTCAGCACTCGCGGCGTTGAAGAGTGGGGCGTTTACGATACCAATGTTAAACCGCTTCCGGAAGGTGGCTCGCGGCTTATGTAG
- a CDS encoding BON domain-containing protein, with product MKKFVPYLLSSVLLLGTVACSGAKTSADAPNTTSGSGGDLTATDKTQNAQDATNPVREKQIESDKRAIEQRNTAAGSPGELADNDISSLVRNELEKSIPGSQLLVESKDGAVTVSGKVATDAELKKIEPTVKTVKGVKGVTVKATVGK from the coding sequence ATGAAAAAGTTTGTTCCTTATTTACTAAGTAGTGTTCTGTTGTTAGGTACAGTCGCTTGCAGCGGTGCTAAAACGAGCGCTGATGCACCCAATACAACAAGTGGTAGTGGTGGCGATTTAACAGCGACAGATAAGACGCAGAATGCTCAAGACGCAACCAATCCAGTGCGCGAAAAGCAGATTGAATCTGACAAGCGCGCGATCGAGCAACGCAATACTGCGGCTGGAAGCCCTGGTGAACTCGCAGATAATGATATTTCTAGCTTAGTTCGCAATGAGTTAGAAAAATCGATTCCCGGCAGCCAGTTATTAGTTGAATCGAAAGATGGTGCTGTCACCGTATCCGGTAAAGTTGCTACAGATGCCGAACTGAAGAAAATTGAACCCACTGTTAAAACAGTTAAAGGGGTCAAGGGCGTAACAGTAAAAGCAACGGTTGGCAAATAG
- a CDS encoding GlsB/YeaQ/YmgE family stress response membrane protein translates to MNIIAWVVLGLLAGAIAKAIYPGHQGGGILGTILLGVIGAFVGGSLAMFLETGKLALASSALSIPGVALAVLGAIIAIFIWNAISRSSAV, encoded by the coding sequence ATGAATATTATTGCATGGGTAGTTTTAGGTTTATTGGCTGGCGCGATCGCTAAAGCAATCTATCCCGGTCATCAAGGCGGCGGTATTCTCGGAACAATTTTACTCGGTGTTATTGGTGCTTTTGTTGGTGGTAGCTTAGCGATGTTCCTCGAAACTGGGAAGCTCGCTTTAGCTTCAAGCGCTCTGAGCATTCCGGGCGTAGCTTTAGCCGTTCTTGGTGCTATTATCGCTATCTTCATTTGGAACGCTATTTCTCGTTCGTCGGCTGTTTAA
- a CDS encoding ABC-ATPase domain-containing protein: protein MRDSSSLYSTLLDLDARGYKAYKDIKGRYSFPEFTLIIDRVQGDPFASPSQLRVQVPQNFAQLPPQLYASPSREIALRDYLARRFECVAQKLSSHRGTGKSGLIAIAHLGQEVLARTAILVNEGEIEARFVVGLPARGRQILGRQAAELLCEDIPNIVRGALQYIAVDAKALQQHVETVEDADWLREELVRRNLVAFVANGAILPRRSGVDERPLKEGALPFQSPPSLQVEFDCPNRGKIAGMGIPAGVTLIVGGGYHGKSTLLRAIALGVYNRIPGDGREFVVTHPAAMKIRAEDGRSIVGTDISPFIDNLPGGSSTLNFSTTNASGSTSQAANIIEALEAGAEVLLIDEDTAATNLMIRDRRMQQLIAKDKEPITPFIDKVRQLYSDYGVSTLLVMGGSGDYFEVADIVIAMDNFQARDVTAEAKAIAKEYASERQCEGGERFGRITPRIPIASSIDPSRGNRAVKVKVRDVDEVAFGTEDIDLAAVEQLVDAGQLRAIAAALVYAKDCYIDGKRTLAEIIDRIFADLEAQGLDAIDDFPRGDLAGFRRFELAAALNRLRTLRVEKLKIKN, encoded by the coding sequence ATGCGCGACTCCTCCTCTCTTTACAGTACACTCCTCGACTTAGACGCTAGGGGTTATAAAGCTTACAAAGATATTAAGGGGCGCTATTCTTTTCCAGAATTTACCCTGATTATCGATCGCGTTCAAGGCGATCCTTTTGCCTCTCCCAGTCAGTTGCGAGTGCAGGTTCCCCAAAATTTTGCCCAATTGCCCCCCCAACTTTATGCCTCCCCCAGCCGCGAAATCGCCCTGCGAGACTATCTCGCCCGCCGCTTCGAGTGCGTCGCCCAAAAACTCAGTTCGCATCGCGGTACGGGGAAAAGCGGACTCATTGCCATCGCCCACCTCGGGCAAGAAGTGCTGGCGAGAACGGCGATTTTAGTCAATGAGGGCGAGATTGAAGCGCGATTTGTTGTTGGATTGCCCGCGCGCGGCCGTCAAATTCTCGGCAGACAAGCGGCAGAATTATTATGCGAAGATATCCCTAATATTGTGCGCGGCGCGCTGCAATATATTGCTGTTGATGCGAAAGCGCTACAACAGCACGTCGAAACGGTGGAAGATGCCGATTGGTTGCGCGAGGAGTTAGTGCGGCGAAATTTAGTGGCTTTTGTGGCGAACGGTGCAATTTTACCCCGACGGAGTGGCGTAGACGAACGTCCTTTAAAGGAAGGGGCGCTTCCTTTCCAATCGCCCCCCTCGCTACAAGTCGAGTTCGATTGTCCCAATCGCGGTAAGATTGCCGGGATGGGCATTCCGGCGGGCGTGACGCTGATTGTGGGCGGCGGCTATCACGGTAAGTCTACCTTGTTGCGCGCGATCGCGTTGGGCGTATACAATCGCATTCCGGGGGATGGGCGCGAATTCGTCGTTACTCACCCCGCTGCGATGAAAATTCGCGCTGAAGACGGGCGCAGCATCGTTGGAACTGATATTTCGCCCTTTATCGATAACTTACCGGGTGGCAGTTCGACGCTAAATTTTTCTACCACCAATGCCAGCGGTAGCACGTCTCAAGCGGCGAATATTATCGAAGCGTTGGAGGCGGGCGCGGAGGTATTATTGATAGATGAGGATACGGCGGCAACGAATTTAATGATTCGCGATCGCCGGATGCAGCAACTCATCGCCAAAGACAAAGAACCGATTACCCCTTTCATCGATAAAGTTCGCCAACTCTACAGCGACTATGGCGTATCTACCTTGCTGGTGATGGGCGGAAGCGGCGATTATTTTGAAGTCGCCGATATCGTCATTGCGATGGATAACTTTCAAGCGCGCGATGTCACCGCTGAAGCCAAAGCGATTGCGAAAGAATACGCCAGCGAACGCCAGTGCGAGGGCGGCGAGAGATTTGGGCGCATTACCCCCAGAATTCCCATTGCTAGCAGTATCGATCCCAGTCGCGGCAACCGGGCGGTAAAAGTTAAGGTGCGCGATGTTGATGAAGTGGCGTTTGGTACGGAGGACATCGATTTAGCGGCGGTGGAACAGCTTGTCGATGCGGGACAATTGCGCGCGATCGCGGCGGCTCTCGTTTATGCTAAAGATTGCTATATCGACGGCAAAAGAACCCTAGCAGAAATTATCGATCGCATCTTTGCAGATCTCGAAGCACAAGGACTCGATGCGATTGACGACTTTCCGCGTGGCGACTTGGCTGGATTCCGCCGTTTTGAACTAGCGGCAGCTTTAAATCGATTGCGGACATTACGGGTGGAAAAATTAAAAATTAAAAATTAA